In Oscillospiraceae bacterium, the following are encoded in one genomic region:
- a CDS encoding extracellular solute-binding protein, translating into MLKEQKGTGIINNMKKLSIILAILILVSTLFASCANDTKPSGNKSNGTNEQSTDTGDGKYYGFDPLPALEDANGYVFKAYTRGRESGYVDWYTMDFTADGDENEIINESVYRRNGILSEKYGITLESVVSPKNQRELAEASINAGDQSFDMIIAEGKSVAAMAQGGYCVDLKTLPYLQLDGPWWDQHANEQLSIGGKLFCTTGDLSMSDNDATWICVYNKNVWEENNIENLYQLVRDNKWTIEKVEEISKQMKKDVNDDGKMDINDSYGYVFEPFNTYALFYSLGESVTKKNADDYPELSVYSSSSAEVYDIIMDMVKSRDTYYIGWSRDCTSVVKDDRALLASSTLWTIRNLYTSFDQDFGLLPMPKRYADQPYVEVVDASTCASLYAIPTSNVNTDVTAYALEALCRESKDTLRKAYYDTAIEHKTMRDVESGEMLDIILANRCFDLSMIYNWGGWYDMFCSMWTSSSSNFSSEYDTRKDQSINAIQGTIDEYIKNN; encoded by the coding sequence ATGCTGAAAGAACAGAAAGGCACGGGTATAATCAATAATATGAAAAAGCTATCCATTATTCTTGCGATATTGATTCTTGTATCGACATTGTTTGCTTCATGTGCAAATGACACGAAACCGTCTGGCAACAAATCAAACGGCACAAACGAACAATCAACAGATACCGGGGACGGTAAATATTACGGCTTTGATCCTCTTCCGGCGCTTGAAGATGCAAACGGTTATGTATTTAAAGCATACACGCGGGGACGCGAAAGCGGGTATGTTGATTGGTATACCATGGATTTCACGGCTGATGGTGATGAAAACGAGATAATCAACGAATCGGTTTATCGCCGTAACGGGATACTCAGCGAAAAATACGGCATTACTCTTGAATCTGTTGTTTCCCCTAAAAATCAACGCGAATTGGCGGAGGCTTCGATCAATGCAGGCGATCAGTCGTTCGACATGATAATCGCGGAGGGAAAATCTGTCGCCGCAATGGCTCAAGGCGGATATTGCGTCGATTTAAAGACGCTTCCTTATCTTCAGCTTGACGGACCATGGTGGGATCAGCACGCAAATGAACAGCTTTCAATAGGCGGGAAGCTTTTCTGCACGACCGGTGATCTTTCAATGTCCGACAATGATGCCACTTGGATATGCGTTTATAATAAAAACGTATGGGAAGAGAATAATATAGAAAATCTATATCAGCTCGTACGTGATAATAAGTGGACTATAGAAAAAGTTGAAGAGATATCCAAACAGATGAAAAAGGACGTAAACGATGACGGCAAGATGGATATAAACGACAGCTATGGCTACGTTTTTGAGCCGTTTAATACATATGCTCTGTTTTATTCTCTCGGTGAATCTGTTACTAAGAAAAACGCGGATGATTATCCTGAGCTTTCCGTTTATTCTTCCTCCTCAGCTGAAGTATACGATATAATAATGGATATGGTCAAATCACGCGACACTTATTATATCGGCTGGTCGAGAGATTGCACCTCGGTCGTAAAGGACGACAGAGCATTGCTCGCTTCCTCCACTTTGTGGACTATAAGAAATCTTTATACATCCTTTGATCAGGACTTTGGCTTGCTCCCGATGCCGAAGCGTTATGCGGATCAGCCTTATGTCGAGGTTGTGGACGCGTCTACCTGCGCTTCGCTTTATGCGATTCCGACATCGAATGTGAATACTGATGTAACAGCATACGCGCTTGAAGCGCTTTGCCGTGAATCGAAGGATACATTGAGAAAAGCCTATTACGATACGGCGATCGAACATAAGACCATGCGTGACGTTGAATCGGGTGAGATGCTCGATATCATCCTCGCCAACAGGTGTTTTGACTTATCAATGATTTACAATTGGGGTGGATGGTATGACATGTTCTGCTCGATGTGGACATCCTCATCGTCCAACTTCTCTTCCGAATATGACACACGCAAGGATCAGAGTATTAATGCCATTCAGGGGACCATAGACGAATATATTAAAAACAACTGA